One Sphingomonas endolithica DNA segment encodes these proteins:
- a CDS encoding MFS transporter — protein MDGSIEARPQGPAKAGGNVRWVICALLFFATTINYIDRQVIGILKPTLQGELGWSEIDYGMIVFWFQAAYAIGLLACGPLIDRVGSKLGYAAAITLWSFAALAHALVRSPSGFSLARFALGLGEAGNFPAAIKSVAEWFPKKERALAAGILNAGANVGAIATPLFVPVIAINYGWRAAFVVTGLLGFVWLAAWLAFYRAPERHRSVSAQELAYIGADQENDAGTAPIAWRKLFRYRGTWAFVSAKFLTDPVWYLFLFWLPDFFAKRHGLDLKTFGPPLIAVYLLADVGSIGGGWLSSALIKRGYSINAGRKLALLASAILVLPIMFASSVSSLTAAVAIIGLAAAAHQGWSSNLYTMVSDTFPKSSVASVMGIGGAAGAIGGMIMARYVGQVLETVGSYVPIFIWTGSAYFVALLIVHLLLPRLDDAAPPPAAL, from the coding sequence GTGGACGGTTCGATCGAGGCGAGGCCCCAGGGCCCGGCAAAGGCGGGCGGCAACGTCCGCTGGGTGATCTGCGCGTTATTGTTCTTCGCCACGACGATCAACTATATCGACCGGCAGGTCATCGGCATCCTGAAGCCTACGCTGCAGGGCGAACTCGGCTGGTCCGAGATCGATTACGGCATGATCGTCTTCTGGTTTCAGGCGGCCTATGCGATCGGCCTGCTCGCCTGCGGGCCGCTGATCGACCGGGTCGGCTCCAAGCTCGGTTATGCCGCGGCGATCACCCTGTGGAGCTTCGCCGCGCTGGCGCACGCGTTGGTACGCAGTCCAAGCGGCTTCTCGCTGGCGCGCTTCGCGCTGGGTTTGGGCGAGGCCGGGAATTTTCCTGCTGCGATCAAATCGGTGGCCGAATGGTTTCCCAAGAAGGAACGCGCGCTGGCCGCGGGCATCCTCAACGCCGGCGCCAATGTCGGCGCGATCGCGACACCGCTCTTCGTACCGGTCATCGCGATCAATTATGGATGGCGCGCCGCGTTCGTCGTGACCGGGCTGCTCGGCTTCGTCTGGCTGGCGGCATGGCTCGCTTTCTACCGCGCGCCGGAACGGCACAGGAGCGTGTCGGCGCAGGAATTGGCCTATATCGGCGCGGATCAGGAGAATGATGCCGGCACCGCGCCGATCGCGTGGCGCAAGCTGTTCCGCTATCGCGGCACCTGGGCGTTCGTCAGTGCGAAATTCCTCACCGACCCGGTATGGTACCTGTTCCTGTTCTGGCTGCCCGACTTCTTCGCCAAGCGACACGGGCTCGACCTGAAGACCTTCGGCCCGCCATTGATCGCGGTGTATCTGCTTGCCGATGTCGGCAGCATCGGCGGCGGCTGGCTGTCGTCGGCATTGATCAAGCGCGGCTACAGCATCAATGCCGGCCGCAAGCTGGCGTTGCTCGCATCGGCCATCCTCGTCCTGCCGATCATGTTCGCCAGCAGCGTGTCCAGCCTGACCGCTGCGGTCGCCATCATCGGGCTCGCCGCCGCCGCGCATCAGGGGTGGTCGTCGAACCTCTACACCATGGTGTCCGACACCTTCCCGAAGAGTTCGGTCGCGTCCGTCATGGGCATCGGCGGCGCCGCGGGCGCCATCGGCGGCATGATCATGGCGCGCTATGTCGGGCAGGTCCTGGAGACGGTCGGCAGCTACGTTCCCATCTTCATCTGGACGGGCAGCGCCTATTTCGTCGCGCTGCTGATCGTGCACCTTCTTCTGCCGCGCCTCGACGATGCGGCGCCGCCCCCGGCCGCGCTTTGA
- a CDS encoding alpha,alpha-trehalose-phosphate synthase (UDP-forming), protein MSRLIVISNRVQAPTENETGGAQGGLAVALNAALAEGEGIWFGWSGDTGEDNSLRFATYGGVTSAVMDLSEQDVDEYYNGYANRTLWPLFHFRLGLTEFERDFAGGYERVNRVFAERIRPHIAEDDLVWVHDYHMIPLGWLLRQQGVTNRIGFFLHIPWPPTRLLVALPDHRRLVESMFAYDVVGFQTEEWLESFCHYVTHEMGGVLGDDDTVTVGGRTIRAIACPIGIETKDFVEMANGPEARAAQMRQLESAVGRSLIVGVDRLDYSKGLPERFAGYERFLQNYPDRQALVYLLQIAPPSRSAVQSYRDIRANLEQMSGRINGAYADTDWVPIRYVNRGYPRATLAGIYRAARIGLVTPLRDGMNLVAKEYVAAQSPHDPGVLILSRFAGAAAQLDQALLVNPYSAEDVSDAIDKALRMPKAERIERWQAMFDNVTAEDVIWWRRRFLDVLTA, encoded by the coding sequence GTGAGCCGCCTGATCGTCATTTCGAACCGGGTGCAGGCACCAACCGAGAACGAGACGGGCGGCGCGCAAGGCGGGCTGGCGGTCGCTCTCAATGCCGCGCTGGCGGAAGGCGAGGGCATCTGGTTCGGCTGGTCGGGCGATACCGGCGAGGATAATTCGCTGCGCTTCGCCACCTATGGCGGGGTGACGTCCGCGGTGATGGACCTGTCCGAGCAGGACGTCGACGAATATTATAACGGCTACGCCAATCGCACCTTGTGGCCACTGTTCCACTTCCGTCTCGGCCTGACCGAGTTCGAGCGCGATTTCGCCGGCGGCTATGAGCGCGTGAACCGCGTGTTCGCCGAGCGCATCCGCCCGCACATCGCCGAAGACGATCTGGTCTGGGTCCATGATTATCACATGATCCCGCTCGGCTGGCTGCTCCGTCAGCAGGGCGTCACCAATCGGATCGGCTTCTTTCTCCACATACCCTGGCCGCCGACGCGGCTGCTGGTCGCGCTGCCCGATCACCGGCGGCTGGTGGAATCGATGTTCGCGTACGACGTGGTCGGCTTCCAGACGGAGGAGTGGCTGGAAAGCTTTTGCCACTACGTCACGCATGAAATGGGCGGGGTGCTGGGCGACGATGACACGGTGACGGTCGGCGGACGGACGATCCGCGCCATTGCCTGCCCGATCGGCATCGAGACCAAGGACTTCGTCGAGATGGCGAACGGGCCTGAGGCGCGTGCGGCGCAGATGCGGCAGCTGGAAAGTGCGGTCGGCCGCAGCCTGATCGTCGGCGTCGATCGGCTGGATTATTCGAAGGGACTGCCGGAGCGTTTCGCCGGCTATGAGCGCTTCCTGCAGAATTATCCCGATCGCCAGGCACTCGTCTACCTGCTGCAGATCGCGCCGCCGTCGCGCAGCGCCGTGCAAAGCTACCGCGACATCCGCGCCAATCTGGAACAGATGTCGGGGCGCATCAACGGCGCTTATGCCGATACGGATTGGGTGCCGATCCGGTACGTCAATCGGGGTTATCCCCGTGCGACGCTCGCCGGCATCTACCGCGCGGCCCGGATCGGGCTGGTCACGCCGCTGCGCGACGGGATGAACCTGGTCGCCAAGGAATATGTCGCGGCGCAGAGCCCGCATGATCCGGGTGTGCTGATCCTGTCGCGCTTCGCCGGTGCGGCGGCGCAGCTCGACCAGGCATTGCTGGTCAATCCGTACAGTGCCGAGGACGTGTCCGACGCGATCGACAAGGCGCTACGCATGCCGAAGGCGGAGCGGATCGAGCGCTGGCAGGCGATGTTCGACAATGTGACGGCCGAAGACGTGATCTGGTGGCGGCGGCGGTTTCTGGACGTGCTGACGGCTTGA
- a CDS encoding glycoside hydrolase family 15 protein: MTATMDLWPIGNCQVSALVDRNGRFVWGCLPRVDGDPAFSSLLDDSPRAGEGAFGFWEIDLEGSVETTQEYLRNTPVLVTRHTDADGNAIEVVDFCPRFRRHDRMYRPVAFCRIVRPVAGSPRIRVRLRPATNWGAARAERTRGSNHVRYLLDGGTVRLSTNAPVGWIEEERLFRVERPLHFFLGPDESFTDELSAAMDAMLKRTIDEWRHWVRGLATPVEWQAAVIRSAITLKLCQHEETGAIVAALTTSIPEHAGSQRNWDYRYCWIRDAYYTVQALNRLGALDVLEGYLEYLRNIVDNAAGGHIQPLYGVGGEAILTEREAPALSGYRGMGPVRVGNQAYEQVQHDAYGQIVLSNAQAFFDQRLFRMGGTADFEALEPIGERAWASYDKADAGLWELRTKSHVHTYSAAMCWAACDRLANVAAVLGLDERAVFWRERADTMRATIETEAWREDTQRLSATFGGDDLDASLIQLLDLRFVAPNDPRFRGTLAAVEEGLRRGSHMLRYAIPDDFGMPETAFNVCTFWLIEALHATGRIGDARELLEEMLSRRTVAGLLSEDIDPETGELWGNYPQTYSLVGLINSAVLLSRPWGDVR, encoded by the coding sequence ATGACGGCGACGATGGATCTCTGGCCGATCGGCAATTGCCAGGTGTCGGCATTGGTGGACCGTAACGGTCGCTTCGTGTGGGGATGTTTGCCGCGCGTTGATGGCGATCCCGCTTTCTCCTCACTGCTCGACGATTCACCACGCGCTGGCGAGGGGGCGTTCGGCTTCTGGGAGATCGACCTGGAAGGCTCGGTCGAGACTACCCAAGAATATCTGCGCAACACGCCGGTGCTGGTGACGCGCCACACCGATGCGGATGGCAATGCGATCGAGGTGGTCGACTTCTGCCCGCGTTTCCGGCGGCACGACCGGATGTACCGCCCGGTGGCGTTCTGTCGCATCGTCCGCCCTGTGGCCGGATCGCCACGAATCCGCGTGCGGCTGCGTCCGGCGACGAATTGGGGCGCGGCGCGGGCGGAGCGGACGCGTGGGTCGAACCATGTGCGTTATCTGCTCGACGGCGGCACGGTGCGGCTATCGACCAATGCGCCGGTCGGCTGGATCGAGGAGGAGCGACTATTCCGCGTCGAGCGACCGCTACATTTCTTTCTGGGGCCGGACGAAAGCTTTACCGACGAATTGTCGGCCGCCATGGATGCGATGCTTAAGCGCACGATCGACGAATGGCGCCACTGGGTGCGGGGCCTCGCGACACCGGTCGAATGGCAGGCGGCGGTGATCCGGTCAGCAATCACGTTGAAGCTGTGCCAGCACGAGGAGACCGGCGCGATCGTTGCGGCGCTAACCACGTCGATTCCCGAACATGCCGGATCGCAGCGCAATTGGGACTATCGCTACTGCTGGATCCGCGACGCTTATTATACCGTGCAGGCGCTCAACCGGCTGGGCGCGCTCGATGTGCTGGAGGGGTATCTAGAATATCTGCGCAACATCGTCGACAATGCCGCGGGCGGGCATATCCAGCCGCTGTACGGCGTCGGCGGCGAGGCGATCCTGACCGAACGCGAGGCACCGGCACTGTCAGGCTATCGTGGCATGGGGCCGGTGCGCGTCGGCAACCAGGCGTACGAGCAGGTGCAGCATGATGCCTATGGCCAGATCGTGCTGTCTAACGCGCAGGCCTTTTTCGACCAGCGCCTGTTCCGCATGGGCGGAACGGCCGACTTCGAGGCGCTGGAGCCGATCGGGGAGCGCGCCTGGGCGTCGTACGACAAGGCAGATGCGGGGCTGTGGGAGCTGCGCACGAAGAGCCACGTCCACACCTATTCGGCCGCGATGTGCTGGGCGGCGTGCGACCGGCTGGCCAATGTCGCGGCGGTGCTCGGGCTGGATGAACGTGCGGTCTTCTGGCGAGAGCGCGCCGATACGATGCGCGCGACCATCGAGACTGAGGCCTGGCGCGAGGACACGCAGCGTTTGTCGGCGACGTTCGGCGGCGACGATCTCGACGCCAGCCTGATCCAGTTGCTCGACCTGCGCTTCGTGGCACCGAACGATCCGCGCTTTCGTGGCACCCTTGCGGCGGTGGAGGAGGGCTTGCGGCGCGGGTCGCACATGCTGCGCTATGCGATCCCCGACGATTTCGGCATGCCGGAGACCGCGTTCAACGTCTGCACCTTCTGGCTGATCGAGGCGCTGCACGCGACCGGGCGAATCGGCGACGCGCGCGAGTTGCTGGAGGAAATGCTCTCGCGGCGCACCGTCGCTGGCTTGTTGTCCGAGGATATCGATCCCGAGACCGGCGAATTGTGGGGCAATTACCCGCAGACCTATTCGCTGGTCGGGCTGATCAATTCAGCCGTGTTGCTGAGCAGGCCATGGGGCGACGTCCGGTGA
- the otsB gene encoding trehalose-phosphatase yields MQSIHLPEPPSALLDDASLFLDFDGTLVELADRPDAVHVDAALATLLTRLRVRLEGRVAIVSGRSIAQIDGFLGAALDGIAVVGSHGAEIRTAGDDVVRPERPATMLEAERAFGERFGGNRGVVIEVKSLGVAIHYRLAPEIEEEAMALVASFAAQDGLAVQHGKMMSELRVAGHDKGTAIMALAETAPFAGHMPVFAGDDLTDETGFVACAHAGGGGILIGAARATAGTWRVADVPQFRNWLEQAA; encoded by the coding sequence ATGCAATCGATCCACCTTCCCGAACCGCCTTCGGCGTTGCTCGACGATGCCAGCCTGTTCCTCGATTTCGACGGCACGCTCGTCGAACTGGCCGACCGACCCGACGCGGTGCACGTCGATGCCGCGTTGGCGACATTGCTCACGCGGCTGCGCGTGCGGTTGGAGGGGCGGGTCGCGATCGTCAGCGGGCGGTCCATCGCGCAGATCGACGGGTTCCTGGGAGCAGCATTGGACGGCATTGCGGTGGTCGGCAGCCACGGGGCGGAGATCCGCACCGCTGGGGACGATGTGGTGCGGCCGGAGCGGCCGGCGACGATGCTGGAGGCGGAGCGTGCCTTTGGCGAGCGGTTCGGTGGCAATCGGGGCGTGGTGATCGAGGTGAAGTCGTTGGGCGTGGCGATCCATTACCGGCTCGCACCGGAAATCGAGGAGGAGGCGATGGCGCTGGTCGCCTCCTTTGCCGCGCAGGATGGGCTGGCGGTGCAGCATGGCAAGATGATGAGCGAGTTGCGTGTGGCGGGTCACGATAAGGGTACGGCGATAATGGCCTTAGCCGAGACGGCGCCGTTTGCGGGGCACATGCCGGTATTTGCCGGCGACGACCTGACCGACGAGACCGGCTTCGTCGCCTGCGCGCACGCAGGCGGGGGGGGCATTCTTATCGGTGCGGCACGCGCGACCGCGGGTACATGGCGGGTGGCCGACGTGCCCCAATTTCGCAACTGGCTGGAGCAGGCGGCATGA
- a CDS encoding alpha/beta hydrolase family protein → MRNHGRLLLTLALVPVAGQAQQTDKPAAAPVHYPTEVFAQVPAFERPQLSPNGKAMAAKIAIAGTQYFAIMPVEGGKPRLIGTGDVDLNWWRWVNDEWLVIGVGQVVPVGGDEWYVSRAFGVPANGGKIVKLASADAGQNADDVIWYADDGSPRVLMASQTAIYRNEPGFWPHVEEVNVSTGKRKIVQQGREGVWNWYADGGGTVRMGIGVSDDGRSRRVLYRDTARDAFRVIDRARTHKETLTVPSLFLKEPGKALTISDDEGGYSALYELDVATLKRGKQLFATKGFDIAGLRRDASGYDYVGIDVLQDRPGVVWTDPEMAAMQKTIAAKIKGGSPRIVSLSRDRKTAMVEVGGADAPGGFFLYQAAGETMDQLSVNNAAIGLKRVHPVRTIRYKAKDGLEIAAVLTLPRADTKNAALIVMPHGGPFARDAEDWDWWTQFLADRGYAVVQPNYRGSSGYGTPFTEKGQNQWGLAMQDDLNDAVTALAKEGIADPKRVCMVGASYGGYAAMRAAQRDGKLYRCAVSYAGVSDLNRMKRHDSSFLFAGARQDWLKMQAPDLKGVSPGNFAKDFSIPMLMVHGKKDRVVPIVQSREMVEELRAARKDVTYIEQPAADHHFTRSEDRLQFLKALETFLAKHNPA, encoded by the coding sequence ATGCGGAATCATGGCCGACTGCTGCTGACGCTGGCGCTCGTTCCAGTCGCGGGGCAGGCACAGCAAACCGACAAACCAGCGGCGGCCCCGGTGCACTATCCCACCGAAGTGTTCGCGCAGGTGCCGGCGTTCGAGCGACCGCAGCTCTCGCCGAACGGCAAGGCCATGGCCGCCAAGATCGCGATCGCCGGCACGCAATATTTCGCGATCATGCCGGTGGAGGGCGGCAAGCCGCGCCTGATCGGCACCGGCGATGTCGATCTCAACTGGTGGCGCTGGGTCAATGACGAGTGGCTGGTGATCGGCGTCGGGCAAGTCGTGCCGGTGGGGGGCGACGAATGGTATGTCAGCCGTGCCTTCGGCGTGCCGGCGAATGGCGGCAAGATCGTGAAGCTTGCGTCGGCCGATGCCGGGCAGAACGCCGACGATGTGATCTGGTACGCCGATGACGGCAGCCCACGCGTCCTGATGGCATCGCAGACCGCCATCTATCGTAACGAGCCGGGCTTCTGGCCGCACGTCGAAGAAGTGAACGTCTCGACCGGCAAGAGGAAGATCGTGCAGCAAGGCCGCGAGGGCGTGTGGAACTGGTATGCCGATGGCGGCGGTACGGTGCGCATGGGGATCGGCGTCAGCGACGATGGGCGCAGCCGCCGCGTGCTCTACCGGGATACCGCACGAGACGCTTTCCGGGTGATCGACCGTGCCCGCACGCACAAGGAAACGCTGACCGTGCCCAGCCTGTTTCTCAAGGAGCCGGGCAAGGCGCTGACGATCAGCGACGACGAGGGTGGCTACTCCGCGCTTTACGAACTCGACGTAGCCACGCTCAAGCGCGGCAAGCAGCTGTTCGCGACCAAGGGCTTCGATATTGCGGGGCTTCGCCGCGACGCGAGCGGCTACGATTATGTCGGCATCGACGTATTGCAGGATCGACCGGGCGTGGTGTGGACCGATCCCGAAATGGCGGCGATGCAGAAGACGATCGCGGCCAAGATCAAGGGTGGCTCTCCGCGCATCGTCTCGCTCAGCCGAGACCGCAAGACGGCGATGGTCGAAGTCGGCGGCGCCGACGCGCCGGGCGGGTTCTTCCTGTATCAGGCCGCCGGCGAGACGATGGACCAACTGAGCGTGAACAATGCCGCAATCGGGCTGAAGCGGGTCCATCCGGTGCGCACGATCCGCTACAAGGCGAAGGATGGGCTCGAGATAGCGGCGGTGCTGACATTGCCTCGTGCGGACACCAAGAACGCCGCGCTGATCGTGATGCCGCATGGCGGGCCGTTCGCGCGCGATGCGGAGGATTGGGACTGGTGGACGCAGTTCCTGGCCGATCGCGGCTATGCCGTTGTCCAGCCCAATTATCGCGGCTCGTCGGGCTACGGCACCCCTTTCACCGAAAAGGGCCAGAACCAATGGGGTCTGGCGATGCAGGACGATCTGAACGATGCGGTGACGGCGCTTGCCAAGGAGGGGATCGCCGATCCCAAGCGGGTGTGCATGGTCGGCGCGTCATATGGCGGCTATGCGGCGATGCGCGCGGCGCAGCGCGACGGGAAGCTCTACCGCTGCGCCGTGTCCTATGCCGGCGTGTCCGATCTCAACCGGATGAAGCGGCATGACAGCAGTTTCCTGTTTGCCGGCGCGCGGCAGGATTGGCTGAAGATGCAGGCACCGGACCTGAAGGGTGTCTCGCCGGGCAATTTCGCCAAGGATTTCTCCATCCCGATGCTGATGGTGCACGGCAAGAAGGACCGCGTGGTGCCGATCGTGCAATCGCGCGAGATGGTGGAGGAGCTGCGCGCCGCGCGCAAGGACGTGACCTATATCGAACAGCCCGCCGCCGACCATCACTTCACCCGTAGCGAGGATCGGCTGCAGTTCCTGAAGGCGCTGGAGACGTTTCTGGCCAAGCATAACCCGGCTTGA
- the glmS gene encoding glutamine--fructose-6-phosphate transaminase (isomerizing) has product MCGIVGILGKGPVADRLLDGLKRLEYRGYDSSGMCTVHDGQFDRRRAPGKLVNLARRLAEDPLPGDSGIAHTRWATHGAPTEDNAHPHIVGDVVLVHNGIIENFKPLRDELIAEGREFLSQTDTEVVAHLIDRELSRGFKPREAVANVLPRLHGAFALGVMFKSEPDLLIGARLGAPLTVGYGDGENFIGSDALALAPLTQRIAYLEEGDWAVVTRAHVQVYDKDDQPVERPIVNSGASGQLMDKGNHRHFMQKEIYEQPVVVAQTLRSYLRPLEEQVALPDMEFDLAGVERVAIVACGTAYYVGMIGKYWIEQLARVPVEIDFASEFRYRDPVFTPNMLGIVISQSGETADTLAALRHMKESGLTTGGIINVPTSSMAREVDLLLPTHAGPEIGVASTKAFTCQLAVMAALAVNLARAKGKLSREEEREIVHHLREVPEAMSNALGHDAEIEAIAPKIAAARDVLYLGRGPEYPMALEGALKLKEISYIHAEGYASGEMKHGPIALIDDSVPLIVIAPSGPLFDKTVSNMQEAQARGAQVVLISDAEGIAQAGENTIATIEMPKVHPLIAPLVYAVPVQLLAYHVAVFKGTDVDQPRNLAKSVTVE; this is encoded by the coding sequence ATGTGCGGAATTGTCGGTATATTGGGCAAGGGCCCGGTCGCGGATCGCTTGCTCGATGGGCTCAAGCGGCTCGAATATCGCGGTTATGATTCGTCGGGCATGTGCACCGTGCATGACGGCCAGTTCGATCGCCGCCGCGCGCCCGGCAAGCTGGTCAACCTTGCCCGGCGTCTGGCGGAGGACCCGCTACCCGGCGACAGTGGCATCGCACACACGCGCTGGGCAACGCACGGCGCCCCAACCGAGGACAACGCCCATCCGCATATCGTCGGTGACGTCGTGCTGGTGCACAACGGCATCATCGAGAATTTCAAGCCGCTGCGCGACGAACTGATTGCCGAGGGCCGCGAATTCCTGTCGCAGACCGACACCGAAGTCGTCGCCCATTTGATCGACCGCGAATTGTCGCGCGGCTTCAAACCGCGTGAGGCGGTCGCCAACGTGCTGCCGCGGCTGCACGGCGCGTTCGCGCTTGGCGTGATGTTCAAGTCGGAACCCGATCTGCTGATCGGCGCCAGGCTCGGTGCACCGCTGACCGTCGGGTACGGCGATGGCGAGAATTTCATCGGCTCCGACGCGCTGGCGCTGGCCCCGCTGACGCAGCGCATCGCCTATCTCGAGGAAGGCGACTGGGCCGTCGTCACCCGCGCGCATGTCCAGGTCTATGACAAGGACGATCAGCCGGTCGAACGCCCGATCGTCAACTCGGGCGCCTCCGGCCAGTTGATGGACAAGGGCAATCACCGCCACTTCATGCAGAAGGAAATCTACGAGCAGCCGGTGGTCGTGGCGCAGACGCTGCGCTCGTATCTCCGCCCGCTTGAAGAACAGGTCGCACTGCCGGACATGGAATTCGATCTGGCGGGCGTCGAGCGCGTCGCGATCGTCGCATGCGGCACGGCCTATTATGTCGGCATGATCGGCAAATACTGGATCGAGCAACTCGCGCGCGTGCCCGTGGAAATCGATTTCGCCAGCGAATTCCGCTATCGCGATCCGGTCTTCACCCCGAATATGCTCGGCATCGTCATCTCGCAATCGGGCGAGACCGCCGACACGCTGGCGGCGCTGCGCCACATGAAGGAATCCGGTCTCACCACCGGCGGGATCATCAACGTGCCGACCAGCAGCATGGCCCGCGAGGTCGACCTGCTGCTCCCCACTCATGCGGGGCCGGAAATCGGCGTCGCCTCGACCAAGGCATTCACCTGCCAATTGGCGGTCATGGCGGCGCTGGCGGTCAATCTCGCCCGCGCCAAGGGCAAGCTCAGCCGCGAAGAAGAGCGCGAGATCGTCCATCACCTGCGCGAGGTGCCCGAGGCGATGAGCAACGCGCTTGGCCACGACGCCGAGATCGAGGCGATCGCGCCCAAGATCGCGGCGGCGCGCGACGTGCTGTATCTCGGCCGTGGTCCCGAATATCCGATGGCGCTGGAAGGTGCGCTGAAATTGAAGGAAATCAGCTACATCCACGCCGAGGGCTATGCCTCCGGCGAGATGAAGCACGGACCCATCGCGCTGATCGACGACAGCGTGCCGCTGATCGTCATTGCCCCTTCCGGCCCGCTGTTCGACAAGACGGTGAGCAACATGCAGGAAGCGCAGGCGCGTGGCGCGCAGGTCGTCCTGATCTCGGATGCCGAGGGCATCGCCCAGGCCGGCGAGAACACGATCGCGACGATCGAGATGCCCAAGGTCCACCCGCTGATCGCGCCGCTCGTCTATGCCGTGCCGGTGCAGTTGCTCGCCTATCACGTCGCGGTGTTCAAGGGCACGGACGTGGATCAGCCGCGCAATCTTGCCAAATCGGTGACGGTCGAATGA
- the glmU gene encoding bifunctional UDP-N-acetylglucosamine diphosphorylase/glucosamine-1-phosphate N-acetyltransferase GlmU — protein MSQSAQIEPHSDARRAVAAIILAAGKGTRMKSDLHKVLHPIAGRPMLLHLAAAVAELGAARTVVVTGAGRAQVEAAVAPLGIATAVQTEQLGTAHAVLQAQAALAGFDGDVMILYGDVPLVGAATMRRMLDRLGEDDAPAAAVLGFRPEMPGAYGRIIADAGGRIVKMVEAKDASADELGETLCNSGLMAVRSSDLFALLAQVGNDNAAGEFYLPDIVMLAAAAGRSSVVIETDADEVAGVNSRGELAGVEAHWQSLRRARAMAEGATLIAPDTTWFAHDTVIGRDVVIEPNVFFGPGVTVADGAIIHGFSHIEGATIGANAEVGPFARLRPGAVMGERSKVGNFVEMKKTMLGAGAKANHLTYLGDADVGAGANVGAGTITCNYDGFFKAKTVIGEGAFIGSNSALVAPVTIGAGAIVAAGSIITSNVEPDALALARGRQEARSGWAKRFRAAMAAKKAQSK, from the coding sequence ATGAGCCAGTCAGCGCAGATCGAGCCCCATAGCGACGCACGCCGTGCCGTCGCCGCGATCATCCTTGCCGCGGGCAAGGGCACGCGGATGAAGTCGGATCTGCACAAGGTGCTGCACCCGATCGCGGGGCGCCCGATGTTGCTGCATCTCGCCGCCGCCGTCGCCGAACTCGGCGCGGCGCGCACCGTGGTGGTGACGGGTGCCGGCCGTGCGCAGGTCGAGGCGGCCGTGGCGCCTCTCGGCATCGCGACGGCGGTACAGACGGAGCAACTCGGCACCGCGCATGCCGTGCTGCAGGCGCAGGCGGCACTCGCGGGCTTCGATGGCGACGTGATGATCCTGTACGGCGATGTGCCGTTGGTCGGTGCCGCGACGATGCGTCGCATGCTCGACCGGTTGGGGGAGGACGACGCGCCCGCAGCAGCCGTGCTCGGGTTCAGGCCGGAGATGCCGGGTGCCTACGGCCGGATCATCGCCGATGCCGGTGGCCGAATCGTCAAGATGGTCGAGGCCAAGGACGCAAGTGCCGACGAACTGGGCGAGACATTGTGCAATTCGGGGCTGATGGCGGTGCGCTCGTCGGACCTGTTCGCGCTGCTGGCTCAGGTCGGCAACGACAATGCGGCGGGCGAATTTTACCTGCCCGATATCGTTATGCTCGCCGCGGCTGCCGGACGGTCGTCGGTGGTGATCGAAACGGATGCGGATGAGGTAGCGGGCGTCAACAGTCGCGGCGAACTCGCCGGTGTCGAGGCGCACTGGCAGTCGCTGCGCCGCGCACGTGCCATGGCCGAGGGGGCAACGCTCATCGCGCCGGACACGACATGGTTCGCGCACGATACGGTGATCGGACGCGACGTGGTGATCGAACCGAACGTGTTCTTCGGGCCCGGCGTCACCGTGGCCGACGGCGCGATCATCCACGGCTTCAGCCATATCGAAGGTGCCACGATCGGTGCGAATGCGGAGGTCGGCCCCTTCGCCCGCCTTCGCCCCGGCGCGGTGATGGGCGAGCGATCGAAGGTCGGCAATTTCGTCGAGATGAAGAAGACGATGCTCGGCGCCGGGGCCAAGGCCAACCACCTGACGTATCTGGGCGACGCCGATGTCGGAGCCGGGGCCAATGTCGGGGCAGGCACGATCACCTGCAATTATGATGGCTTCTTCAAGGCGAAGACGGTGATCGGCGAGGGGGCGTTCATCGGTTCGAACAGCGCACTCGTCGCCCCGGTGACGATCGGCGCCGGCGCGATCGTCGCGGCGGGGTCAATCATCACGTCCAATGTCGAGCCCGACGCACTGGCACTGGCACGCGGCCGGCAGGAAGCACGTTCCGGCTGGGCGAAGCGCTTCCGCGCTGCCATGGCGGCCAAGAAAGCTCAATCAAAATAG